In a single window of the Acidobacteriota bacterium genome:
- a CDS encoding translation initiation factor IF-3, protein MSNGYQGGGYRGGRRDQKGPQVRVNERIRTKEVRVIDEEGQQLGIMTPQEAVRTARERGYDLVEVAPQAQPPVCRIVDFGKYLYEQKKRAHEAKRKQVVIEVKEIKFRPATDEHDYNFKMKHAREILADGNKVKATVRFRGREITHKELGQKLLERLEQDLTEIGIPENRPRLEGMQFTVIFTPKKS, encoded by the coding sequence ATTAGTAACGGTTATCAGGGCGGCGGTTATCGTGGAGGGCGTCGCGATCAAAAAGGCCCTCAAGTCAGAGTCAATGAACGTATTCGCACCAAGGAAGTGCGGGTCATTGATGAAGAAGGTCAGCAGTTGGGCATTATGACTCCTCAAGAGGCGGTCAGGACTGCCCGCGAGCGCGGCTATGACCTTGTCGAAGTTGCGCCACAGGCTCAGCCGCCCGTCTGCCGAATTGTAGATTTCGGCAAGTATCTATATGAACAGAAAAAGCGTGCTCACGAAGCGAAAAGAAAACAGGTCGTCATTGAAGTCAAAGAAATCAAGTTTCGACCGGCGACCGACGAGCACGATTACAATTTCAAGATGAAGCATGCCAGAGAGATTTTGGCCGATGGCAACAAAGTCAAAGCGACAGTCCGATTTCGTGGCCGGGAAATCACGCACAAGGAATTGGGACAAAAGCTCTTGGAACGTTTAGAGCAGGATTTGACCGAGATCGGGATTCCTGAAAATCGCCCGCGGCTGGAAGGCATGCAGTTCACAGTAATTTTCACACCGAAGAAATCATAA
- a CDS encoding metallophosphoesterase codes for MSRIDRRDFMKLAGLGGVVFASGLGFSAFGGNDALETSTVQKSSRLKSAKEDFYFVQFSDTHWGFEGPKVNPDAQVTLKKAVAAVNSLEEQPDFVVFTGDLTHTTDDPKVRRTRMAEFREIVGQLKAKMVHFMPGEHDASLDRGEAYQEFFGDLHYTFDHRGVHFIVLDNVSDPEAIIGQTQLAWLQADLKQQRIDTPIVVLTHRPLFDLYPQWDWTTRDAASVINTLMPYKNVTVFYGHIHQEHHYQTGHIAHHAAKSLIFPLPAPGSVPKRAPVLWDPSAPYKGLGFRNVGADVRKAHYEITELPVTKG; via the coding sequence ATGAGCAGGATTGATCGTCGGGATTTTATGAAGCTTGCGGGACTGGGCGGCGTCGTGTTCGCTTCGGGATTGGGTTTTAGCGCCTTCGGGGGGAACGATGCGCTGGAAACTTCAACCGTCCAAAAATCCTCTCGGTTGAAGTCCGCCAAGGAAGATTTTTATTTCGTCCAGTTTTCTGACACGCACTGGGGCTTTGAGGGGCCAAAGGTCAATCCGGATGCACAAGTCACGTTGAAAAAAGCAGTGGCCGCAGTCAACAGCCTTGAAGAGCAACCGGACTTCGTTGTGTTCACTGGCGATCTGACTCACACCACGGACGACCCGAAGGTGCGGCGTACGCGGATGGCCGAGTTCAGGGAAATCGTCGGTCAGCTCAAGGCCAAGATGGTGCACTTTATGCCCGGCGAACACGACGCGTCGCTGGATCGCGGCGAAGCGTACCAGGAATTCTTCGGCGACCTTCATTACACCTTCGACCATCGGGGCGTTCATTTCATCGTCCTGGATAATGTTTCCGATCCGGAAGCCATCATTGGCCAGACGCAACTTGCCTGGCTGCAGGCCGACCTCAAACAGCAAAGAATTGACACGCCTATTGTCGTGCTTACACACCGCCCCTTATTTGACCTTTACCCGCAATGGGATTGGACGACGCGCGACGCCGCCTCGGTCATCAACACGCTGATGCCTTATAAAAACGTGACGGTTTTTTACGGCCATATTCATCAAGAGCATCACTATCAGACCGGCCACATCGCGCACCACGCGGCGAAATCGCTGATCTTCCCGCTGCCTGCGCCCGGCTCCGTGCCGAAACGCGCTCCGGTGCTCTGGGATCCTTCTGCCCCATACAAAGGCCTGGGTTTTCGCAACGTCGGGGCCGACGTTCGCAAAGCTCATTATGAAATCACTGAACTCCCTGTCACGAAAGGATAG
- a CDS encoding Crp/Fnr family transcriptional regulator, giving the protein MRGTNVTTAAAQRSAKSFPSLRSLPHVERTFWRGATIYSSDDAATHIYSVIGGRVKIQRTSADGQQKITSIRYGGDLFGELALAGVATAQYGEEAVALDTVGVALIRVEDFWRAALQNGALAGGVFDCLTARLDEALRQIESLVFENNSRRLMRVLFDLAGEAARAGEASVRLTHEEIAGLIGSAREVVTGLMLDLRRRGLIDYKRGEICPCLPKLAHFLREEPCGERF; this is encoded by the coding sequence ATGAGAGGAACCAACGTGACAACCGCCGCCGCTCAGCGTTCGGCGAAAAGCTTCCCGTCGCTGAGAAGTCTGCCGCACGTCGAACGCACGTTCTGGCGCGGGGCGACAATTTACTCATCGGATGACGCGGCGACACACATTTATTCGGTGATCGGCGGGCGGGTCAAGATTCAGCGCACTTCCGCTGACGGGCAACAGAAGATCACCTCGATCCGCTATGGCGGTGACCTGTTCGGCGAACTGGCCCTTGCCGGTGTGGCGACCGCGCAATATGGCGAAGAGGCCGTAGCGCTCGACACGGTGGGTGTGGCCTTGATCCGGGTTGAGGATTTCTGGCGTGCGGCGCTTCAGAACGGAGCGTTGGCAGGCGGCGTGTTCGACTGTCTAACCGCGCGACTGGATGAGGCGCTTCGCCAGATCGAATCGCTCGTTTTTGAGAACAATTCCCGTCGGCTCATGCGCGTCTTGTTCGACCTGGCAGGCGAGGCCGCGCGTGCGGGCGAGGCGAGCGTGCGCCTGACTCATGAAGAGATCGCCGGACTGATCGGTTCGGCGCGCGAGGTAGTGACGGGGTTAATGCTCGATCTGCGCCGCCGCGGCCTGATTGATTACAAACGCGGCGAGATATGCCCCTGCTTGCCGAAGCTCGCGCATTTTTTGCGGGAAGAACCGTGCGGAGAGCGGTTCTGA
- the rpmI gene encoding 50S ribosomal protein L35: MPKLKTHKGAAKRFRKTATGKIKRGHSHARHILTKKTTKRKRMLDIDVLVSDSDVARVNAMLPYGRD, translated from the coding sequence ATGCCTAAACTCAAAACTCATAAAGGCGCTGCGAAACGTTTTCGCAAGACCGCGACCGGTAAGATTAAGCGCGGCCATTCGCATGCGCGCCACATCTTGACGAAGAAAACCACCAAGCGGAAACGCATGTTGGATATTGATGTGCTGGTTTCCGATAGTGATGTAGCTCGCGTCAATGCGATGCTTCCTTACGGCAGAGACTAA
- the rplT gene encoding 50S ribosomal protein L20 codes for MPRAKRGPKRVEKRKKLEKLSKGFRGTKSKLYRSMKESVQRALKFAYVGRKVKKRDYRSLWIIRIGAGARQHGLNYSQFMHGLKLADIELDRKILADLAVSQPEAFAELANSVKKALESAGKLKPAAA; via the coding sequence ATGCCTCGTGCAAAACGTGGACCCAAGCGCGTAGAGAAGCGCAAGAAGTTAGAGAAACTGTCGAAAGGTTTTCGCGGTACTAAAAGCAAGCTGTACCGTTCGATGAAGGAATCCGTTCAGCGTGCGCTGAAATTTGCTTATGTTGGCCGCAAAGTCAAAAAACGCGATTACCGTTCGCTTTGGATTATTCGCATCGGCGCCGGAGCGCGCCAGCACGGATTGAACTACAGCCAGTTTATGCACGGTTTGAAGCTGGCCGATATTGAACTTGATCGCAAAATTCTAGCCGATCTGGCTGTCAGCCAGCCTGAAGCTTTTGCCGAATTGGCAAATTCGGTGAAAAAGGCTTTGGAGTCCGCCGGGAAATTGAAACCCGCAGCGGCTTAA
- the pheS gene encoding phenylalanine--tRNA ligase subunit alpha yields MSDRITQLRADFDRELAAATSETEATALRDRWVGRKSGLLTAEMKTLGKLSPEERKTVGAQLNELKANVESAIETLLEGFAAKREAGQLAKERIDVTLPGRRIQAGHLHPITLLRHRIEDIFVSMGYEIEDGPEIETNFYNFDALNIPANHPARSSQDTFYLTDKLALRSQTSTMQIHAMQKRTPPLRVAAPGRVFRRDTPDATHNPMFYQVEGLLIDRGITLGDLKGTVEEFVRRLFGPETQTRFRPSYFPFVEPGAEIDYTCFKCGGGGCRVCKGSGWIEMGGSGMVHPNVLRVVGIDPEEFTGFAFGLGLDRLCALMYGLDDIRLLYENDVRFLEQFS; encoded by the coding sequence ATGTCAGATCGTATTACACAACTGCGAGCGGATTTCGACCGTGAATTGGCGGCAGCGACCAGTGAAACCGAAGCGACTGCATTGCGTGACCGCTGGGTTGGACGCAAAAGCGGCTTGCTGACTGCCGAAATGAAAACGCTTGGCAAGCTTTCGCCTGAAGAGCGAAAAACTGTCGGCGCGCAACTAAACGAGTTGAAAGCAAATGTTGAATCGGCAATCGAAACATTGCTGGAAGGTTTTGCCGCCAAGCGCGAAGCCGGGCAGCTTGCCAAAGAGCGCATTGACGTGACGCTGCCCGGTCGCAGAATTCAAGCGGGGCACCTGCATCCAATCACCTTGCTGCGCCACCGTATTGAAGACATCTTTGTTTCGATGGGCTACGAAATTGAAGACGGGCCGGAAATCGAGACGAATTTCTACAACTTCGACGCGTTGAATATTCCAGCGAATCATCCGGCGCGCAGCTCGCAAGATACGTTTTATTTGACCGATAAACTGGCGCTGCGTTCCCAAACTTCGACGATGCAGATTCACGCGATGCAAAAGCGAACGCCGCCTTTGCGTGTTGCTGCACCGGGCAGAGTCTTTCGTCGCGACACGCCCGACGCTACACACAACCCGATGTTCTATCAGGTTGAAGGCTTATTGATTGATCGTGGCATCACGCTTGGCGATTTGAAAGGCACAGTTGAAGAGTTTGTTCGCCGCTTGTTCGGCCCGGAAACGCAAACGCGCTTTCGACCTTCGTACTTTCCTTTCGTCGAACCCGGAGCCGAAATTGATTACACCTGCTTCAAATGCGGCGGCGGCGGTTGCCGCGTTTGCAAGGGCTCCGGCTGGATCGAAATGGGTGGTTCAGGAATGGTGCATCCGAACGTACTTCGCGTTGTCGGCATTGATCCTGAAGAGTTCACAGGTTTCGCATTCGGCTTGGGGCTGGATCGCTTGTGCGCACTAATGTATGGCCTGGACGACATTCGGCTGCTGTACGAAAACGACGTCCGGTTTCTGGAACAATTCAGCTAA
- a CDS encoding DoxX family protein has protein sequence MRILKETEKSHRFPIAHWAPIPLRMIVGYGFMAHGFAKLSKGPETFVTILQAMGVPSPHLMAWVTILVELLGGFAILLGAFVAIVSLPMVVVMLVAMFSVHLHNGFSSIKLLSVSAAGAQFGPPGYETNLLYIACLAALVLGGSGPMAIDDLIAKQRKGSNVS, from the coding sequence ATGCGAATACTGAAGGAAACCGAAAAGTCACACCGATTCCCGATTGCCCATTGGGCTCCCATTCCTCTGCGAATGATCGTCGGGTATGGATTTATGGCGCACGGCTTCGCCAAACTGTCCAAAGGTCCAGAGACATTCGTGACCATCCTGCAAGCCATGGGCGTCCCAAGCCCACATTTGATGGCTTGGGTCACTATCCTGGTTGAACTGCTGGGCGGTTTCGCAATCCTCCTGGGCGCATTTGTGGCCATCGTCAGCTTGCCAATGGTTGTGGTTATGCTGGTGGCAATGTTTAGCGTGCATCTGCATAACGGGTTCAGTTCGATCAAGCTCTTGTCCGTGAGCGCTGCCGGAGCACAGTTTGGTCCGCCGGGCTATGAAACGAACCTCTTGTACATCGCTTGTCTTGCGGCTCTTGTCCTGGGGGGATCTGGGCCAATGGCGATAGATGATCTCATCGCAAAGCAAAGGAAGGGCTCCAATGTAAGCTAA
- a CDS encoding cupredoxin domain-containing protein, producing MALTATFGTVTLAAALRASYATEKVIRVTAKNFDFTPGEITVKRGEPIVLEFTSADRAHGFYLPDFGVETKIKPGAVSRVSFTPDKAGKFSFACDVFCGSGHEEMSGTLIVTE from the coding sequence ATGGCGCTGACGGCAACTTTTGGCACCGTAACTCTGGCCGCCGCGCTGCGGGCCAGTTACGCAACTGAGAAAGTCATACGAGTCACGGCGAAAAACTTCGACTTCACGCCCGGCGAAATCACGGTCAAAAGAGGTGAGCCGATAGTGCTGGAATTCACCTCTGCGGATCGTGCACATGGTTTCTACCTGCCGGATTTCGGCGTGGAGACCAAGATCAAACCAGGTGCAGTTTCGCGTGTCAGCTTCACGCCGGACAAGGCCGGAAAGTTTTCCTTTGCGTGCGATGTGTTCTGCGGCAGCGGCCACGAGGAGATGTCTGGCACCTTGATCGTCACAGAATAA
- the thrS gene encoding threonine--tRNA ligase: protein MLKRQDRENAKKAIAARLFRNEVQQEDPVDLSYRLAEGERVEPVTPESPEALEVYRHSTAHLLAAAVLDLYPGTKLGIGPALLDDPKGGFFYDFVREDGGRFTPEDLPKIEKRMKDLIKRNLEYRRVEMPKAEAERKFAELGEPLKCELIEEKAGETVSCYTIEGTPFIDFCLGPHIPSTSKIKAIKLLSIAGAHWKGDEKREQMQRIYGTSFFSQEELDEWLKQKEEAEKRDHRRLGPELDLFSFSDAIGPGLVLWHPNGALIRKVIEQFLNEELYRRGYSFVNTPHVTQSELFRISGHLENYQEGLYPAMHTGDKGEKEDVEYRMKPMNCPFHIQIYQARQRSYRDLPQRYAEYGMVYRYERSGVTHGLMRARGFTQDDAHLFCTPDQLVHEVIACLDLVDFVMKAFGFEYKAELSVRHATDHSKYIGADEVWNLAERALTDALTQYGLPYERMEDEAAFYGPKIDFKVVDAIKRTWQLSTVQVDFNLPQRFGIEFIGSDNKPHQPIMVHRAILGSFERFFGILIEHYAGAFPVWLAPTQAIVLPISDRFNDKAIEVERELQAAGHRVQADLRSEKIGAKIRDAQLKKIPFMLVLGEREAEAGLVAVRDRVKGDTGAVPVVEFSAQLKELAGSRALHT, encoded by the coding sequence ATGCTGAAACGGCAGGATCGCGAAAACGCGAAGAAGGCGATCGCCGCACGGTTGTTTCGCAATGAAGTACAGCAGGAAGACCCTGTTGATTTGAGCTATCGGCTTGCCGAAGGGGAGCGGGTTGAACCGGTTACTCCCGAATCGCCGGAAGCTTTGGAAGTGTATCGACACTCGACGGCGCATTTGCTGGCAGCAGCGGTTCTTGATCTGTATCCGGGAACGAAACTCGGAATTGGCCCGGCTTTGTTGGACGATCCGAAGGGCGGATTCTTTTACGACTTTGTGCGGGAAGACGGCGGGCGATTTACGCCTGAAGATTTGCCGAAAATCGAGAAGCGAATGAAAGATTTGATCAAGCGCAATCTCGAATACCGGCGCGTCGAAATGCCCAAAGCCGAGGCGGAACGGAAATTTGCCGAATTGGGCGAGCCGCTCAAGTGTGAGTTGATTGAAGAAAAAGCCGGCGAAACAGTCAGTTGTTACACGATCGAAGGAACGCCGTTCATTGATTTTTGTCTGGGGCCGCACATTCCTTCGACCAGCAAAATCAAAGCGATTAAATTGCTTTCGATTGCCGGCGCGCATTGGAAAGGCGATGAAAAGCGCGAACAAATGCAGCGCATTTACGGTACGTCTTTCTTTTCTCAGGAAGAGCTTGATGAATGGCTCAAACAGAAAGAAGAAGCAGAGAAGCGCGATCATCGCAGGCTTGGGCCGGAGCTTGATCTTTTCAGTTTCAGCGACGCGATTGGGCCGGGGTTGGTGCTGTGGCATCCGAACGGCGCGCTGATTCGCAAAGTCATTGAACAATTCCTGAACGAAGAGCTTTACCGGCGCGGTTACAGCTTCGTCAATACACCGCACGTGACGCAATCGGAGCTATTTCGCATCTCCGGCCATCTGGAAAATTACCAGGAAGGCCTGTACCCGGCGATGCACACGGGCGACAAAGGCGAAAAGGAAGATGTCGAGTACCGGATGAAGCCGATGAATTGCCCATTCCATATTCAGATTTACCAAGCCCGCCAGCGGTCCTATCGTGATTTGCCACAGCGGTACGCTGAATATGGGATGGTGTATCGCTATGAGCGCTCGGGCGTGACGCACGGACTGATGCGCGCGCGTGGTTTTACTCAGGACGATGCACATTTGTTCTGTACGCCAGATCAGTTGGTGCATGAAGTGATTGCCTGTCTGGATTTGGTGGATTTTGTGATGAAGGCCTTTGGTTTTGAATACAAAGCCGAGCTTTCGGTTCGTCACGCAACGGATCATTCAAAATACATCGGAGCGGACGAGGTCTGGAATCTGGCTGAACGAGCTCTGACAGATGCGCTGACTCAGTACGGATTGCCTTACGAGCGAATGGAAGATGAAGCGGCGTTTTATGGCCCGAAAATTGACTTCAAGGTTGTAGACGCTATTAAACGCACGTGGCAGCTTTCCACGGTTCAGGTAGACTTCAATTTGCCACAACGTTTCGGAATTGAATTCATCGGTTCGGACAACAAACCGCACCAACCGATTATGGTTCACCGGGCGATATTGGGTTCATTCGAGCGGTTTTTTGGAATTTTGATTGAGCATTATGCGGGGGCGTTTCCGGTCTGGTTGGCGCCGACGCAGGCCATCGTGCTGCCGATTTCGGATCGCTTTAATGACAAAGCGATCGAAGTCGAGCGAGAACTGCAAGCCGCTGGTCATCGTGTCCAAGCCGATCTGCGTAGCGAAAAGATCGGCGCGAAGATTCGCGATGCGCAATTGAAAAAAATTCCGTTCATGCTCGTGCTTGGCGAACGTGAAGCCGAAGCCGGGCTGGTTGCAGTGCGCGACCGCGTCAAAGGCGACACGGGCGCAGTGCCCGTAGTTGAATTCAGCGCGCAACTGAAAGAACTCGCCGGTTCGCGCGCTTTGCATACGTAA
- a CDS encoding TonB-dependent receptor encodes MGHVLFRWRQQRRQHCYGALFGALIIALAATCVSAIYAQSFTGSINGIVTDPAGAALANASITLTASATGQTRATSTNNQGEYTFPSLSPGQYKIRITANGFTVREITAQLAVSQSLRADAQLSVGEATETVNVSASGDGLAVETQNAQLSNVVNQRQVTELPLITRNPYDLIALSTGAADGPDRGSGSQRGAGFAVGGQRSQSGNFVLDGGENNDTFAAAPGQNVPLDAIQEFRVQTNNYTAEFGRGAGFVANVVTKSGTNQFHGSAYEFNRNAALAANDSFNNANGFPKEFFNRNQFGFSAGGPVIRDKTFFFGSAEWLRVRSSVNTGFFVPTPQLLARASAATKSIFSTFAAPAITGHVITAGDLGLNSLVDAAGNPIAANTPLFGRVTTVAPRDAGAGLPQNTFLWTGRVDHTFNDRTSLFGRYAYERVENLIGSNSISPYQGFNTTSKNRNQNITLQLVHTWSPKLVTESRFVYNRLLNNQPLGDAPVTPSFFISDVISRQTDGDTVLPGYFATANSLGAAIPFGGPQNLYQGYTSASYQHGDHNFKFGAQYVHIRDNRAFGAFQNATADFGSVQDFIRGNIQDYEIAVDPHGHLPGQPLNAPFTAPSFTRHFRYNEIAWFAEDTWKIRPRLTLNAGLRWEYFGILHSSDGEKNLDANFYLGSGANRLEQIANGQFALTTAQTGDLKDRFYAPDYNNFAPRIGLAYDLFGDNKTVLRAGYGIFYDRNFGNVLFNVIQNPPNYAVLIVGSANDPNATITANVNQYAALGNVSGRSYTSSARALDQNLRTAYANVWNANIQHEFAGNFVASVAYAGSNGIKLYSLNNINRRGSGVLLGHSGRLNPNISNINFRSNDGHSNYNSLQARVDSRYIKSAGLQFTAAYTWSHAIDNESSTFGDSYLLSRVGAGLLGFQDAFNPSGDKGNADFDVRHRFVASFIWDVPFAHGLAQSPLKLLLDGWAVNGVASFRTGVPFTVFDTGQPDNDGSQAIRPRVVGPIGQPFGSPRPVNGTGGTFDFLDLTGLAHTPSVNGPFTDTLGRNTFRAPGLQTWNLSFFRNFKLTETAKLQFRAEFFNLFNHANLFVAGGTNNIDGNTTNTVQVTRGGLADNINNVEQHRNTQLALKLIF; translated from the coding sequence ATGGGACATGTTCTCTTTCGCTGGCGACAGCAAAGACGACAACATTGTTACGGCGCGCTGTTTGGCGCGCTTATCATTGCATTGGCGGCAACGTGCGTCAGCGCAATTTATGCTCAATCATTCACCGGCTCGATCAATGGCATCGTTACGGATCCAGCAGGTGCGGCGCTTGCAAACGCATCCATTACGCTCACGGCGAGCGCTACTGGCCAGACGCGCGCAACCTCGACCAACAATCAGGGGGAATATACATTTCCCAGTTTGTCGCCGGGACAATACAAGATTCGCATCACGGCCAATGGCTTCACGGTGCGCGAGATCACTGCACAGCTTGCGGTTTCACAATCTTTGCGGGCGGATGCGCAACTGAGCGTCGGCGAGGCAACCGAAACTGTCAACGTCTCGGCCAGCGGCGACGGCCTCGCGGTCGAAACGCAGAACGCGCAACTCTCGAACGTCGTCAACCAGCGCCAGGTGACGGAATTGCCGCTAATCACGCGCAATCCTTATGACCTGATTGCGCTCTCAACGGGAGCCGCAGACGGGCCTGACCGCGGCTCTGGCTCCCAGCGCGGCGCGGGTTTTGCCGTGGGCGGCCAACGCTCTCAGTCGGGCAATTTCGTGCTCGACGGCGGAGAAAACAACGACACTTTCGCTGCCGCTCCGGGACAGAACGTGCCGCTCGATGCGATCCAGGAGTTTCGCGTCCAAACCAACAACTACACGGCAGAATTCGGTCGCGGCGCGGGCTTCGTCGCCAACGTCGTCACCAAATCGGGTACGAACCAGTTCCACGGCTCGGCTTATGAATTCAACCGCAACGCAGCATTGGCGGCCAACGATTCGTTCAACAACGCGAACGGATTTCCAAAGGAGTTCTTCAACCGCAACCAATTCGGCTTTTCTGCCGGTGGGCCGGTGATTCGGGACAAAACGTTCTTTTTCGGCTCGGCGGAATGGCTGCGGGTACGCAGCAGCGTGAACACGGGATTTTTCGTGCCAACGCCGCAATTGCTGGCGCGCGCATCGGCGGCCACCAAAAGCATTTTCTCGACCTTTGCCGCACCGGCGATCACAGGACACGTCATTACGGCCGGCGACCTCGGCCTCAATTCATTGGTTGACGCAGCCGGCAACCCAATTGCAGCCAATACCCCCTTGTTTGGTCGCGTAACAACCGTGGCGCCGCGCGACGCCGGCGCTGGCTTGCCACAAAATACATTCCTGTGGACCGGCCGCGTGGATCATACCTTCAACGACCGCACCTCGCTCTTTGGCCGCTACGCCTACGAACGGGTGGAGAATTTGATCGGCTCAAACAGTATCAGTCCGTATCAGGGCTTCAACACCACCAGCAAAAATCGCAACCAGAATATCACCCTGCAACTCGTGCACACCTGGTCGCCGAAACTGGTGACCGAATCGCGTTTCGTCTACAACCGGCTGCTCAATAACCAGCCGCTGGGCGATGCGCCCGTCACGCCGAGCTTTTTTATCAGCGATGTGATCAGCCGCCAGACCGACGGCGACACCGTATTACCGGGGTATTTCGCGACGGCCAATTCACTGGGCGCGGCGATTCCCTTTGGAGGGCCGCAGAATCTCTATCAGGGTTACACATCGGCGAGTTACCAGCACGGCGATCACAACTTCAAGTTCGGTGCGCAATACGTTCACATCCGTGACAATCGTGCATTCGGCGCATTTCAGAACGCGACGGCGGATTTTGGCTCGGTGCAGGATTTCATCCGCGGCAACATCCAGGATTACGAAATTGCAGTAGACCCGCACGGGCATCTGCCCGGACAGCCGCTTAATGCGCCGTTCACCGCACCGAGTTTCACGCGCCATTTCCGCTACAACGAGATCGCATGGTTTGCCGAAGACACGTGGAAGATCCGGCCGCGCCTGACGCTCAACGCTGGTTTGCGCTGGGAATACTTCGGTATCCTGCACAGTTCCGACGGCGAGAAAAATCTCGACGCCAATTTCTATCTCGGATCTGGCGCCAATCGGCTGGAACAGATCGCCAACGGACAGTTCGCGCTGACTACGGCTCAGACCGGCGATTTGAAAGACCGGTTTTATGCGCCGGACTACAACAACTTCGCGCCGCGCATCGGTCTAGCGTACGATCTGTTCGGCGATAACAAGACGGTGCTGCGCGCGGGCTACGGCATCTTCTACGATCGCAATTTCGGCAACGTGCTTTTCAACGTCATCCAGAACCCGCCGAATTACGCGGTGTTGATTGTCGGTTCTGCCAACGACCCGAACGCGACGATTACGGCCAACGTGAATCAGTACGCGGCGCTCGGCAACGTGTCTGGCCGGAGCTATACGTCGTCTGCGCGTGCGCTGGATCAGAACTTGCGCACGGCTTACGCCAACGTCTGGAATGCCAACATCCAACACGAATTCGCGGGCAACTTCGTCGCGTCGGTCGCCTACGCCGGCTCGAACGGAATCAAGCTTTATTCGCTGAACAACATCAACCGCCGCGGCAGTGGTGTGCTGCTCGGTCACAGCGGACGCTTGAATCCGAACATCAGCAACATCAACTTCCGCAGCAACGACGGCCATTCAAACTACAACTCGCTGCAAGCGCGCGTGGACAGCCGTTACATCAAAAGCGCGGGTCTGCAATTCACAGCGGCCTATACCTGGTCGCACGCGATTGACAACGAATCGTCCACGTTCGGCGATTCTTATTTGCTCTCGCGCGTTGGCGCAGGCCTGCTCGGATTCCAGGACGCCTTCAATCCGTCGGGGGACAAAGGCAATGCCGATTTCGACGTGCGCCATCGCTTTGTCGCCAGCTTTATCTGGGACGTGCCATTTGCCCACGGCCTCGCGCAAAGCCCGCTCAAGTTGTTGCTGGATGGCTGGGCGGTGAACGGCGTGGCCAGCTTCCGCACGGGCGTGCCGTTTACGGTTTTTGACACAGGCCAGCCGGACAACGACGGGTCGCAAGCGATCCGCCCGCGTGTGGTGGGGCCGATAGGACAACCGTTCGGTTCGCCGAGGCCGGTAAACGGCACTGGCGGGACTTTCGACTTTCTGGATTTGACGGGCTTGGCCCACACGCCGTCAGTGAACGGGCCGTTTACCGACACGCTCGGACGCAACACGTTTCGCGCGCCCGGGCTGCAGACGTGGAACCTGAGCTTTTTCCGCAACTTCAAGCTCACCGAAACGGCAAAGCTGCAATTTCGCGCCGAATTCTTCAACCTCTTCAACCACGCCAACCTGTTCGTAGCCGGTGGCACGAACAACATTGACGGCAATACGACGAACACTGTGCAGGTGACGCGTGGTGGGCTGGCTGACAACATCAACAATGTCGAACAGCACCGCAACACGCAACTTGCATTGAAGCTGATCTTCTAA
- a CDS encoding cytochrome c, which translates to MKKQFFQGLLTGLTALFVGATLIALLVMKLGPVPVNADRQPPAWESRLLGMAMHASVARHAETQPNPLPPTEENLIAGTEIYTQMCAKCHGKPDAGSSIYGTSFYPPAPQFAIHPPQYTESELFWITKHGIRNTGMPAWTKQLSDEDIWQVAAFLKRLDVLPPEVAAKWRKRHQGADIE; encoded by the coding sequence ATGAAAAAGCAGTTCTTTCAAGGCTTGCTGACCGGCTTGACCGCTCTGTTTGTGGGAGCCACGCTAATCGCGCTGTTGGTGATGAAGCTCGGTCCCGTGCCGGTCAATGCCGATCGGCAGCCTCCGGCCTGGGAATCGCGGCTGCTCGGCATGGCGATGCATGCATCTGTTGCGCGCCACGCCGAAACACAGCCCAATCCCCTACCTCCTACGGAAGAGAACCTGATCGCGGGAACGGAAATCTACACGCAGATGTGTGCGAAATGCCACGGCAAGCCGGACGCCGGATCAAGCATCTATGGCACATCGTTCTATCCTCCGGCTCCTCAGTTTGCGATTCATCCGCCTCAGTATACCGAGTCGGAACTCTTCTGGATCACCAAGCATGGGATTCGGAATACCGGCATGCCCGCCTGGACAAAACAGCTTTCGGATGAAGACATCTGGCAGGTGGCTGCCTTTCTGAAGCGGCTCGACGTCTTGCCTCCTGAGGTCGCCGCCAAGTGGAGGAAGAGACATCAAGGTGCAGACATCGAGTAA